From Lycium ferocissimum isolate CSIRO_LF1 chromosome 12, AGI_CSIRO_Lferr_CH_V1, whole genome shotgun sequence, one genomic window encodes:
- the LOC132039738 gene encoding protein BRASSINAZOLE-RESISTANT 1-like isoform X2: MIMIWATGGSSTSSGVPESGGAGSSSGRRKPSWRERENNRRRERRKRAVAAKIYTGLGAQGNYNLPKRCDNNEVLKALCNEAGWIVEPDGTTYCKGCKPTPMEIGGTSANITPSSSRHPSPPSSYFASPIPSYQPSPTSSSFPSPSRADPNMMSSHPYSFLHNAIPSALPSLRKSNSAPVTPPLSSPTRHPPKQIFNLETLAKESMFALNIPYFANASAPASPTRGQHFTPPTIPECDESDSSTIDSGRWINFQKYAPNVPASPTFNLVKPVAQPLRPNDVITEKKGKSVKFDFETVSVKAWEGERIHDVGFDDLELTLGSGNARM, from the exons ATGATAATGATTTGGGCGACTGGAGGATCATCAACATCTTCCGGTGTACCAGAAAGTGGTGGTGCTGGTAGTAGTAGTGGGAGGAGGAAACCATCatggagagaaagagagaataataggagaagagagagaagaaaaagagcTGTGGCTGCTAAGATTTATACTGGTTTAGGAGCTCAAGGCAATTATAATCTTCCTAAACGCTGTGATAACAATGAAGTTCTTAAAGCTCTTTGTAATGAAGCTGGTTGGATTGTTGAACCTGATGGCACCACTTATTGCAAG GGATGCAAGCCAACTCCGATGGAGATTGGAGGCACTTCAGCAAACATCACGCCAAGTTCTTCACGGCATCCTAGTCCCCCATCATCATACTTTGCTAGCCCAATTCCGTCTTATCAACCAAGTCCAACTTCATCTTCTTTCCCCAGTCCATCCCGTGCTGATCCCAACATGATGTCATCACACCCATACTCTTTTCTCCATAATGCCATTCCATCAGCCCTTCCTTCATTACGAAAATCAAACAGTGCCCCTGTAACACCACCTCTTTCATCACCAACTAGACATCCACCTAAGCAAATATTCAATTTGGAAACTTTGGCCAAAGAATCAATGTTTGCTTTAAATATCCCTTACTTTGCTAATGCGTCAGCCCCAGCAAGCCCAACTCGCGGTCAGCATTTTACTCCTCCGACTATACCTGAGTGTGACGAATCTGACTCATCTACCATTGATTCAGGTCGGTGGATCAACTTCCAAAAGTATGCACCCAATGTTCCAGCTTCTCCAACTTTTAATCTTGTAAAACCTGTGGCTCAGCCACTTCGTCCTAATGATGTGATCACAGAGAAGAAGGGTAAGAGCGTAAAATTTGACTTTGAAACTGTATCAGTCAAGGCATGGGAAGGGGAAAGGATTCACGATGTAGGATTCGATGATCTGGAACTCACTCTTGGAAGTGGCAATGCTCGCATGTGA
- the LOC132039738 gene encoding protein BRASSINAZOLE-RESISTANT 1-like isoform X3 — protein MMWEAGGSSTSSGVPENGGGNSNSGRRKPSWRERENNRRRERKRRAVAAKIYTGLRAQGNYNLPKHCDNNEVLKALCIEAGWIVEPDGTTYRKGCKPTPMEIGGTSANITPSSSRHPSPPSSYFASPIPSYQPSPTSSSFPSPSRADPNMMSSHPYSFLHNAIPSALPSLRKSNSAPVTPPLSSPTRHPPKQIFNLETLAKESMFALNIPYFANASAPASPTRGQHFTPPTIPECDESDSSTIDSGRWINFQKYAPNVPASPTFNLVKPVAQPLRPNDVITEKKGKSVKFDFETVSVKAWEGERIHDVGFDDLELTLGSGNARM, from the exons ATGATGTGGGAAGCTGGAGGATCATCAACATCTTCCGGTGTACCTGAAAATGGTGGTGGTAATAGTAATAGTGGGAGGAGAAAACCATcttggagagaaagagagaataataggagaagagagagaaaaagaagagctGTAGCTGCTAAGATTTATACTGGTTTAAGAGCTCAAGGCAATTATAATCTTCCTAAACACTGTGATAATAATGAAGTACTTAAAGCTCTTTGTATTGAAGCTGGTTGGATTGTTGAACCTGATGGCACCACTTATCGCaag GGATGCAAGCCAACTCCGATGGAGATTGGAGGCACTTCAGCAAACATCACGCCAAGTTCTTCACGGCATCCTAGTCCCCCATCATCATACTTTGCTAGCCCAATTCCGTCTTATCAACCAAGTCCAACTTCATCTTCTTTCCCCAGTCCATCCCGTGCTGATCCCAACATGATGTCATCACACCCATACTCTTTTCTCCATAATGCCATTCCATCAGCCCTTCCTTCATTACGAAAATCAAACAGTGCCCCTGTAACACCACCTCTTTCATCACCAACTAGACATCCACCTAAGCAAATATTCAATTTGGAAACTTTGGCCAAAGAATCAATGTTTGCTTTAAATATCCCTTACTTTGCTAATGCGTCAGCCCCAGCAAGCCCAACTCGCGGTCAGCATTTTACTCCTCCGACTATACCTGAGTGTGACGAATCTGACTCATCTACCATTGATTCAGGTCGGTGGATCAACTTCCAAAAGTATGCACCCAATGTTCCAGCTTCTCCAACTTTTAATCTTGTAAAACCTGTGGCTCAGCCACTTCGTCCTAATGATGTGATCACAGAGAAGAAGGGTAAGAGCGTAAAATTTGACTTTGAAACTGTATCAGTCAAGGCATGGGAAGGGGAAAGGATTCACGATGTAGGATTCGATGATCTGGAACTCACTCTTGGAAGTGGCAATGCTCGCATGTGA
- the LOC132039738 gene encoding protein BRASSINAZOLE-RESISTANT 1-like isoform X1, with product MMGEAGGSSTSSDTGVGVPESGGCGSNCGRRKPSWRERENNRRRERRKRAVAAKIYTGLGAQGNYNLPKRCDNNEVLKALCNEAGWIVEPDGTTYRKGCKPTPMEIGGTSANITPSSSRHPSPPSSYFASPIPSYQPSPTSSSFPSPSRADPNMMSSHPYSFLHNAIPSALPSLRKSNSAPVTPPLSSPTRHPPKQIFNLETLAKESMFALNIPYFANASAPASPTRGQHFTPPTIPECDESDSSTIDSGRWINFQKYAPNVPASPTFNLVKPVAQPLRPNDVITEKKGKSVKFDFETVSVKAWEGERIHDVGFDDLELTLGSGNARM from the exons ATGATGGGGGAAGCTGGAGGATCATCAACATCTTCCGATACCGGAGTTGGTGTACCTGAAAGTGGTGGTTGTGGTAGTAATTGTGGAAGGAGGAAACCATCatggagagaaagagagaataataggagaagagagagaagaaaaagagcCGTAGCTGCTAAGATTTATACTGGTTTAGGAGCTCAAGGGAATTATAATCTTCCTAAACGCTGTGATAACAATGAAGTTCTTAAAGCTCTTTGTAATGAAGCTGGTTGGATCGTTGAACCTGATGGTACCACTTATCGCAAG GGATGCAAGCCAACTCCGATGGAGATTGGAGGCACTTCAGCAAACATCACGCCAAGTTCTTCACGGCATCCTAGTCCCCCATCATCATACTTTGCTAGCCCAATTCCGTCTTATCAACCAAGTCCAACTTCATCTTCTTTCCCCAGTCCATCCCGTGCTGATCCCAACATGATGTCATCACACCCATACTCTTTTCTCCATAATGCCATTCCATCAGCCCTTCCTTCATTACGAAAATCAAACAGTGCCCCTGTAACACCACCTCTTTCATCACCAACTAGACATCCACCTAAGCAAATATTCAATTTGGAAACTTTGGCCAAAGAATCAATGTTTGCTTTAAATATCCCTTACTTTGCTAATGCGTCAGCCCCAGCAAGCCCAACTCGCGGTCAGCATTTTACTCCTCCGACTATACCTGAGTGTGACGAATCTGACTCATCTACCATTGATTCAGGTCGGTGGATCAACTTCCAAAAGTATGCACCCAATGTTCCAGCTTCTCCAACTTTTAATCTTGTAAAACCTGTGGCTCAGCCACTTCGTCCTAATGATGTGATCACAGAGAAGAAGGGTAAGAGCGTAAAATTTGACTTTGAAACTGTATCAGTCAAGGCATGGGAAGGGGAAAGGATTCACGATGTAGGATTCGATGATCTGGAACTCACTCTTGGAAGTGGCAATGCTCGCATGTGA